Within the Hevea brasiliensis isolate MT/VB/25A 57/8 chromosome 2, ASM3005281v1, whole genome shotgun sequence genome, the region ATGTATTTCGAATTACTGATTTCTCGTTCATTTAAGATAATATATCATATTTGTTGTTTATCCAATTGTAGGAGTTCGAGTGACCACCTTATTTTCATCCACCCAAACCCAGACCCTGTCACACCTGAAGTCCCTAGTCACAGGTGTTCCACCTTGATCACTATTGCATCCACGTTTTTGTTCTCTTTCCTTATGGTAGCCGCTGCAGAGTCCCCGTCTGCCCCAAGGAGCTCCGGCCATGAATCCCTGAaggcaaaaaatatatatatatgattaaagAGGACTTGCATATACTTGTGCCGACGCTGACTTGCCATTCTCCTCTCGATCTAGTTTTCAATGAAATCTGTAGATTGAATGTTAATGGTTTGGCTTTGCGTGGGGGTTTGTATATATTGAAACAAATTGCTCTTCGAATCTTCAGTAGAACAGTCATTGCCGACATCTTTGAATTCTGGCAGTCATCACCTTTTTGGCATGCTTAATCCcactacatgattaaaaataatatttttttattggtacctaactatatatatatatatatatatatatatatatatacacattattCTTTACCAAAGCTCCTAAATTAGAGAAATTATTGAGTATATTGATGTACAGGATTTTAATGCATTTTTTACTTTCATATATGTGAATTTCTATGAAATGTGAATTTTAACTTTTGTTTTAAATTAATATCGgggttaaaaataatttttttcatatttttacatagtaaaaattaattttcaaaaattttatctagtaatttttaaataattaaaatttaagaataaaaaaacaaaggaataaaacttcaagaaaccATATTTTCTCGCAACTTTTGTGTTTTAGTGTTTTCGTTAcctcttatttattttatttttaattgattttatatattttataattaaattaaattttaataatttatttaacaatatcaaaataaaatgtattttaaaaaagaaaataatattaaaaatataatttaagattaaaaatataatttaaatattagtaaatttattaatattacttttaattaaataattactaaataaactaaaaataaatatattataataaaaatataattaattttaaccaaaaaaattaaattggtgcgtGTGCAATGATAAATTAGTACTttctattttaattagctaaaaataaaataaattattattattatttagaaaaaaatttaatttgattggtTATATTAGTTTTCTATGTAAATCTAAATTCTATTCTATTAACCATTTTATTAACCATTTTTAGTTGAGTTGATAAGTGAATTTCTTTAAGATTTAATCTAaggttaaaaattataaatttaattataaaatagtcATCTCATCAATTTTTTAAGTTATATAATTAATGATgaggaattatatttttataaacaaaaatatataacaaaatttattatatattttaaatttttattaattatatcattatattattatttaattaatttaaaattaattaaactaaaatcttaataatttttaataattttatacttaataatatatatatatatatctttcaattttttttctttgcttaCATGTAATGTTTTTCttgtaattaaatcatatatgtataagaatttctttaattaataatattaatattgctATAGATttattggatactggatttggcAAGATTGAGGATCTCCAGAAAATAAAAAAACAGGTGATAGTTGGCAACCACTTCAATGCTTAGGTCAGTAATCGGATTATGAATTGAGTATTTAATATAATAGAAGTGTGAGtattatttacatctctaattttgaaactttactttatttttataggGATTGTAATAAATTAATGAACACAgatgtcaaatatcaatcaaatatgaacttcaaaaaaaagaaaaaatcaaatATGAAGAATTGCTTTGCCTTACATACATGATGTTGCATATGATTTTCACAAAAACACAATTCATCATATATTtgctataaaaattaaaaataataaaaatatttttatttttttcatacttgatttaatattaatattaaacgcATTTATACACTCGAGTTCGCTTATGAGAGGGGCAACCAAGCAATCACCACTTGAATTAtcactttaaattaaaaaaaaaaaattatagactcaataacataatttattaaaaaacaaatagctcaatatacaaaattaaaaaatttctgATTGAAATATTGAGTTTTCCATTTACTTGCACAAACAATCAAGTTTAGAGGTAACTACTTAATTACATTATAAAACCTGTATAATACCATCCATTTGAAACTATGaattattcattattttattttaataatataatataaattttattttaatattgggCCTAGActtttttattgaatgaaatattatctattaaaaaaaaaaaaagcaaaaattaCAGAGTGATGTGATTTTTACTCTCCAACTTCTTCCTTCAGTATCCAATTGATCAAAGTGGCTGTTGGACAACAACTAGACTGCATGTGAAGGTTGTATATTTATTTCAGATTGATTTATAAGTTATGAAGGGAGATCAATAATAAGGCTAATGAGTAACTTGCAAAATTAGTTCAATAATAaatgtattttttaatttaattaaaaatttaagttcAAATGGCCTTATCTGATttatagaattataatttaaaaaaaaaactaatgaaCCTATTAatctatttttatttaattggaataataatcaAACTTTTAATTGCTTATATAGGATCCACATAAATCTAAATTAACACAAATTTTTATTCCTCAAATCATAAAGAACAGAGATTATTTATTTGCTATTACTtctttattatataatttctgcTCCATTGAGGTAATAAATTCGTTGTTTAGCCAATGGCAGGAACTTGAGTGACCACCCGATTTTCATCCACGAAAACCCGGACCCTGTTGAAATTTAAATCCTGAGTTATAGGCAATCCCTCCTTGAGCACGATTGCCTTCACATTTGCATTCTCTGTCTCTATGATACCCGCTGCAATGTCCCCGTTTGTCCCGACGAGCTCCGGCCATGAATTCTTAACTgcaaaagttaatatttaaaaatagaaCCATGATCGATAATAGTGATTCATGAAGGCAGCGAAAAAGATTATTAAAAGAGGACTCGCATACACTAGCTTGTGCCTTAATTACCTGGACACTGACTTGCCATTCTCCTCTCAATCTCTAGTTCTCAATGAAATCTGTGGATTGAAGGTTAATGGTTTTGCTTTGCAAGTGCAGGTTTATATACATTGAAACAGATTGCTATCTTCGAATCTTTTGTTTAACAATCGTAGCCGACATTTTTGAATTCTGGAATTCATTTCATGCTTTGTTGagatttaaaaagaaattaaaaaaataaataaaaatagaagTCAACGATTGTGACTTCAGTGGCCACCGACCAAAGCATGTTGCCATGCGAATTTGGCGGCGGCACACACTGAGTTGGCGACGAGCATTTGTGCCGGTGCCAATAAATTGGGATGTCCGAGAAACCATCGAAATTAATAAGTAgtattaatccaactcaatttttTATTCTCCAACTCCTACCTTCGGTATCCAATTGATCAAAGTGGCTGTTGGACAACAACTAGACTGCATGTGAAGGTTGTATATTTATTTCAGATTGATTTATAAGTTATGAAGGGAGATCAATAATAAGGCTAATGAGTAACTTGTAAAATTAGttcaataataaatatattttttaatttaattaaaaatttaagttcAAATGGCTTTATTTGATTTacagaattataatttaaaaaaataaattaatccaTTAATCTATTTTTATTTGATTGGAATAATAATCAAACTTTCAATTGCTTATATAGGATTCACATAAATCTAAATTAACACAAATTCTTATTCCCCAAATCACAAAGAACAGAGATTATTTATTTGCGATcacttttttattatataatttctgctccattgaggtaataaaccaatcaatcaccacttaaataattaaaaaaaaactaataattataaaattgccCAAGTTATTTTCAAATCTATAAAGAGGACCAAACATTTGTTATTTTTTAAAGTCAACGTTTAGAGAGACAAATATCAAATTTTAATGGggcaaatttgagttttaattttttttttaatactaaaatgtaatttttacaaaaactaaAGGGACAATTGCCTCATTCTAATACACGTTcatcactaaaaataaataaataaaaaaaattaaaattaatatcttttCATACtttaaaagtaaagaaaaactaattaaattaattaattaacttatttaaagGAAACTTACGTATATTATAAAACATGAAATGTGATAGATTAGTAGTGTTAAatagttttaaatttataaaatttaacatttaaattttaattgaaatgaaaattaagaaaaaataaaaggtagtgtttattataatataaaatggtGTGAACTTctgtataaatataaattatttaacttCAATTTTAGTTCGGTAATAAATACATTTTAtatagaataataaaaaaaaagtaatgaagccattaatcaattttatttaattagatataCAAGATACACACATCTAACATAAGTTTTTATTTTCCAAGTCACAAATGACAAAGACCGTTTATTTAGAGTGActgtttattatataatttttttatttatttaagatgATACATCATATATTTGTTGTTTAGCCAATAGCCCAATAGTAGGAATTCGAGTGACCATCCCATTTTCATCAAGCCAAACCCAGACCCTGTTCAATCTGTAGTCCAGAATCACAGGCATTCCCTCCTTGATCACGATTGCTCCCACATTTTTATTCTATGGTAGCCACTGCAGAGTCCCCGTTGGCCCCGACGAGCTCCGGCCATGAACTCTTAACTgcaaaagttaatatttaaaaataggaCCATGATCGATAATAGTGTGATTCGTGAAGGCAGAAAAAAAGATTATTAAAAGAGGACTTGCATATACTAGCTTGAGCCTTAATTATCTGAAGATTGATTTGCCATTCTCTTCTTGATCCCTAATTCTCAATAAAATCTATGGACTGAAGGTTAATGGTTTTGCTTTGCAAGTGCAGGTTTTTGTATATTGAAACAGATTGCTATCTTCGAATCTTTAGTAGAACAATCGCAGCCGACATCTTTGAATTCTGGCATTCATTACCTTCTTCATGCTTTGTTGAgatttaaaaagaaataaaaaaaaaaaaatagaagtcAACAATTGTGGCTTCAGTGGCAGCCTCCCAAAGCATGCTGCCATGCGAATTTGGCGGTGGCACACAGTGAGTTGGCGATGAGCAATTCTTCCGGTGCCTATAAATTGGGATGTACGAGAAACCGTCCAAATTAATAAATActattaatccaactcaatttttTTTAGCTTTGAGTATGAATTAGGAATTATATAAACTGAtgtattttaaattgattttaattttaaaaattattgaaaaGATGAAACTGAAATCGGTGTTTATTGAAGAAAATAAAGAAAGTGATCATAAATATTCTTATTGAAAAATTATGgaacttaattttttattttgtttttgtttCTAAAATGGTGTATGAAGAAGTTTGTAAAAATTTGTTATCaagaaatttaatttgaaattaaatgtttcaaaatatattagcgttaaattatatattttttttattaacaaatGATAATAGTTTTCATTATCCAATTTAATGTATGCATGAACGTGAAAATGTACAACTGAACCAACCTAAACCCAACTTGCTTTTATTGTAAAAACTGAAGAGATTGATTTTATAATTTGTTTAGTTGGTTTTGATTCCAGTTCTTTgcaaattgacttggttaatTTGGTTTGGATAAATCCAAATTAACCCATGTATACCCCTACCTGTAAATATGGGAGTTCCTTTCATTTTGATGATGTAGCTTGGTTGAGTAGCTCTCAAGAGCTTTGGAGCTTGGTGAAGAAAGCTCAAGAGCTATGGGAGAGCAAGCTCAGTTTTGAGATTGAGATGTACTCTAGGATAATTTTTTTCTCTAGGTTGTTTAGGAGGATATTTTTTCTCTAGGTTGTGTAGGAGGTGTTATTTCAGTGGGGTAACTTAAACACTAGGTGAAAATGGAATTTGCAGagtctttattttcttttgagGAGTATATAAATTATTGCAAGAAATATTGAGTGAAAATTTTTCAAGGGGTTGTAATATTTGTATGTATTATTATTCTCATATAatggaaaaaataatttattgCTATCTGTAGACATAGAATGGTATTGAGCTTAGGGATGGCAACAGGTAGGATTTTTACGGGTACTTGATATGACCGAACCCTACTAGAACGGGTTAGAGTAGTATATAATTGGGTTTGAGACGAGTTTGCATTTGAAATTTAATACCCCTAACAGGTTTGGGTCGGGTTCGGATTTTACATGTTGGGTATCCATTACTCGAactcgtttatataaatatttaattaaatataaaatatatatatatatattaataatatttataaatttttatatattttattttatatgaaataaaattgaaatattttatagaattattaaatttttaaaatataaattattaacaaaaataatttttatatagatttttaattaaaatatataaaattaaacgggtTTGGATATTTttcggataataataataataggattTGAGATGGATTCGGgtaattgagaataaattttaataaggttTGAAACGGATTTGAgttttgagaatattaatcgGGTTCAGGTTCGGATACAGTAATTTTAACGGGTACCCTATCCGTTGCCATTCCTAATTTAGCCGAAACACGTAAAAAATTCTAGCTCTTTTATATTTTTGCTACAgtatttatttttggattaattgTTAATTTTCGTAATGAGTAGTATCATAGTGTGTTTCTCAACATGCTTTCATGATGCTGCATATGATTTatctaataaacattaaaaagctaaaatttgaaaaaaaaaaaaatacaatcatcgtatgtttgctaaaaaaattaaaactaataaaaatatttttttcatatttgATTGATAGCTATATATGTTTTTCTTaggatatttaattttcattataatatttaaaattaataaattttaatttaatgatattaaattatttataaaactataaaattttaaatttaaatcttaattaaaattaaattatataaagtaATTTTTGAATGTAATTAAGATAATAAACTAGTGAATACAGATGACAGATATCAATCAAATATGAAGAATTGCTTAGCCTTACATACATGATGTTGTATGTGattttcacaaaaaaaaaaaaatacaattcaTCGTATATTtgctataaaaattaaaaataataatttttttttttcatatttgatctaatattaatattaaacgcATCTAATTTAGCCGCGCAAACGGAGCTATA harbors:
- the LOC110663197 gene encoding protease inhibitor HPI (The RefSeq protein has 2 substitutions compared to this genomic sequence), with protein sequence MASQCPVKNSWPELVGTNGDIAAGIIQTENANVKAIVVKEGLPITQDLNFNRVRVFVDENRVVTQVPAIG